A window from Pararge aegeria chromosome 6, ilParAegt1.1, whole genome shotgun sequence encodes these proteins:
- the LOC120624592 gene encoding dehydrogenase/reductase SDR family protein 7-like, with protein sequence MMSVIKIINANSLNWYLKYFGLPLAIGVTMFRLCLQKTNRKRRDALQGKIVVITGASSGIGEALAHVFYEYGCKVVLASRRRTELERVKEELLSKKQLSPTEEPVVCELDLSNLGQLESFVQKIYDTCGKIDILINNGGVSHRGSILHTTMEVDTKIMNTNYFGSVGLTKAVLPRMVEKKSGHVVFISSVQGLIALPDRSAYAASKHAMQAFADSLRSEMFQHNINVSVVSPGYVKTAVSLNALTGSGDSHGVMDKNTAAGFTSEYVAMKILDMVVNKNNELVISQFLPNLAIFLRHSMPSLYFWIMARRANKTN encoded by the exons ATGATGTCTGTTATTAAAATCATCAATGCAAACTCGCTCAACTGGTATCTCAAGTACTTTGGTTTGCCACTGGCCATTGGAGTTACCATGTTTCGTTTATGTTTGCAAAAAACAAATCGCAAACGAAGAGATGCTTTGCAAGGAAAG ataGTTGTCATAACTGGTGCCAGTTCAGGAATTGGAGAGGCTTTGGCTCATGTTTTTTATGAGTATGGTTGCAAAGTGGTTTTAGCCTCAAGAAGGAGAACAGAACTAGAGAGAGTTAAAGAAGAACTGTTATCTAAAAAACAA ctttcaccaacTGAAGAACCTGTTGTATGTGAACTGGACTTGTCAAATTTAGGTCAGTTGGAGTCATTTgttcaaaaaatatatgatacttGTGGTAAAATTGACATACTAATCAACAATGGTGGAGTATCTCACCGTGGCTCAATTCTTCACACAACAATGGAAGTGGATACGAAAATTATGAATACCAACTATTTTGGTTCTGTTGGATTAACTAAAG CGGTGTTACCCAGAatggttgaaaaaaaaagtggacATGTGGTATTTATAAGTTCGGTACAGGGATTGATTGCCTTACCAGATCGTTCAGCCTATGCAGCTTCCAAACATGCTATGCAGGCTTTTGCAGATTCCTTGCGCTCTGAAATGTTTCAACACAATATCAATGTGTCTGTTGTCAGCCCAGGATATGTGAAGACAGCAGTTTCATTAAATGCTCTAACTGGTAGTGGAGATAGCCATGGAG tgatGGATAAAAATACAGCAGCTGGGTTTACTTCCGAGTATGTGGCAATGAAGATTTTGGACATGGTagtcaataaaaacaatgaacTAGTAATAAGTCAATTCTTGCCAAACTTAGCTATATTCCTAAGACACTCAATGCcttctttatatttttggataatGGCAAGACGGGCTAACAAAAcgaattaa
- the LOC120624593 gene encoding transmembrane protein 11-B, mitochondrial, with translation MAGDESDSELKPSQVVIVREVYDSENAHIKFEMELERALEAGVSVIVIEPEPLGEETARWIYVGNLLHKVSVYSGLCSIASGVAWSSLACTPFGIVSVLCSGCYTLSWQWDPCCKYQEEKDLRHLSKLPILSDLTSASPVVLVHTDNRRQIILHNTISLAAAAICLWRIYNILK, from the exons ATGGCGGGTGATGAAAGTGACAG TGAACTTAAACCCTCCCAAGTAGTAATAGTTAGAGAAGTATACGACAGCGAAAATGCTCATATTAAATTTGAAATGGAACTGGAAAGAGCACTTGAGGCTGGTGTGAGTGTAATTGTTATTGAACCTGAACCGCTTGGAGAAGAAACTGCTAGATGGATATATGTAGGAAACCTCTTACATAAAGTCTCTGTATATAGTGGATTGTGTAGTATTGCTTCAG GTGTGGCTTGGAGTTCATTAGCATGTACACCGTTTGGCATTGTATCAGTGTTATGTTCGGGTTGCTACACACTCTCTTGGCAATGGGACCCCTGTTGCAAGTATCAAGAAGAAAAAGATTTAAGGCACTTATCTAAACTGCCAATTTTAAGTGATTTGACTTCAGCATCGCCAGTTGTTTTAGTGCACACTGATAACAGGAgacaaataattttacataatactATATCATTAGCTGCAGCTGCCATATGCTTATggagaatttataatattttaaaataa